A stretch of Brassica napus cultivar Da-Ae chromosome C6, Da-Ae, whole genome shotgun sequence DNA encodes these proteins:
- the LOC106428201 gene encoding probable serine/threonine-protein kinase SIS8: MGDTRDDDTGPSEQETWWPSDFGLPSNSASNILWTTGSLSEPIPNGFYSVIPDSRLKQLFNSIPTLEDLHALGDEGLKADVILVDFQKDKKLFRQKQLITKLVSGFNSKPAAIIKKIAGLVETVYKQSTVHSPAKTTQSLENCGIQLLGQIKNGSCRPRAILFKVLADTVGLQSRLVVGLSSDGAAESVDSYNHISVTVLLNSVEMLVDLMRFPGQLIPLSTKVIYMSHISAAGESDSAENDSCDSPLEPNSPMFGYPELENAEKDESLLFRRKLEGYPNRSGPPSRNMLLRSASVIERKLSYSQSESNIANEIWRQNRRKVNADQRTVGSSPEHLSFRTRTRFMLSGDRNLAQDFTGDVATSSSKSVGRAKLETKRIRRRSISITPEIGDDIVRAVRAMNEALKQNRLSKEQCDDGSSPNSPNDRIEGPHLQKNVSGFHLDAHDQVSGGRSILSREPLDPQSQKAISLPSSPKNYRGQSYERNGSSHRNISHIWDKVLGSPMFQNKPLLPYEEWYIDFSELTVGIRVGIGFFGEVFRGVWNGTDVAIKAFLEQDLTAENMEDFCNEISILSRLRHPNVILFLGACTKPPRLSLITEYMEMGSLYNLLRLSGQKKKLSWRRKLKMLRDICRGLMCIHRMGIVHRDIKSANCLLSSKLTVKICDFGLSRIMTGTTMRDAVSAGTPEWMAPELIRNEPFSEKCDIFSLGVIMWELCTLTRPWEGVPPERVVYAVAYEGARLEIPEGPLGKLIADCWTEPEQRPRCSDILSRLMDCEYALC, encoded by the exons ATGGGAGATACACGAGATGATGATACTGGGCCATCAGAGCAAGAAACCTGGTGGCCTTCAGATTTTGGGCTTCCATCTAATAGTGCTTCAAATATTCTTTGGACCACTGGTTCGCTTTCTGAGCCCATCCCAAACGGCTTCTATTCCGTGATCCCG GATAGTAGATTGAAGCAGCTATTTAATAGCATTCCTACATTGGAAGATCTTCATGCTCTGGGCGACGAAGGTCTAAAGGCTGATGTGATTCTtgttgattttcaaaaagataaaaagctTTTCAGGCAAAAGCAGTTGATTACCAAACTTGTCAGTGGATTTAACTCAAAACCAGCTGCTATTATCAAGAAAATTGCTGGACTG GTGGAAACTGTTTATAAGCAATCTACTGTGCATAGCCCGGCAAAAACTACACAATCTCTTGAAAATTGTGGGATTCAACTGCTAGGACAGATCAAGAATGGTTCTTGCCGTCCTCGAGCTATCTTGTTCAAAGTTTTAGCTGATACGGTTGGCCTTCAAAGCAGGCTTGTAGTG GGTTTGTCAAGTGATGGAGCTGCTGAGAGCGTAGACTCATACAATCATATATCTGTTACTGTTCTTCTTAATTCTGTGGAAATGCTGGTTGATCTAATGCGGTTTCCTGGTCAGCTTATTCCTCTATCAACCAAGGTAATATATATGAGTCATATCTCAGCGGCAGGGGAAAGTGATTCTGCAGAGAACGACTCTTGCGACTCGCCTTTGGAGCCAAATAGTCCCATGTTTGGTTATCCAGAGCTTGAAAA TGCAGAAAAAGATGAAAGCCTTCTGTTTCGTAGGAAACTGGAAGGGTATCCAAATAGGTCTGGTCCACCATCAAGGAATATGCTGTTACGATCTGCCTCCGTGATAGAGAGAAAATTAAG TTACTCACAGAGCGAGTCAAACATTGCTAATGAGATTTGGCGGCAGAACCGGAGAAAGGTCAATGCTGATCAGAGGACTGTTGGTTCCAG CCCCGAGCATCTTTCCTTCCGAACACGTACAAGGTTCATGTTAAGTGGCGACAGGAACCTGGCACAAGATTTCACCGGTGATGTTGCCACATCAAG CTCCAAATCTGTTGGACGAGCAAAACTGGAAACTAAGAGAATAAGGAGGAGAAGCATTAGTATAACTCCTGAGATTGGTGATGATATCGTCAG GGCAGTAAGAGCGATGAATGAAGCGTTGAAGCAGAATCGCCTCTCAAAAGAGCAATGTGATGATGGTTCATCTCCTAACTCTCCAAATGACAGAATCGAGGGCCCTCATCTCCAGAAAAAT GTCTCTGGTTTCCATCTCGATGCTCATGACCAAGTATCTGGAGGAAGGTCGATCCTTTCCAGGGAACCACTAGATCCACAGTCACAGAAGGCAATCTCACTACCATCTTCACCCAAGAACTACCGAGGCCAATCCTATGAACGGAATGGATCGTCACATCGTAATATAAGCCACATTTGGGATAAAGTATTGGGATCTCCCATGTTCCAGAACAAGCCATTGTTACCTTATGAAGAATGGTACATAGACTTCTCTGAGTTGACGGTTGGGATTCGTGTTGGAATTG GATTTTTTGGAGAAGTCTTCCGAGGAGTCTGGAACGGAACAGACGTTGCGATCAAAGCGTTCCTTGAGCAAGACTTAACAGCTGAGAACATGGAAGATTTCTGCAATGAGATATCGATTCTTAG CCGACTTAGACATCCCAACG TTATACTGTTCCTTGGAGCATGCACAAAACCTCCAAGATTATCACTGATCACTGAGTACATGGAAATGGGATCTTTGTATAATTTGCTGCGTTTGAGTGGACAAAAGAAGAAGTTAAGCTGGCGCAGGAAACTAAAGATGCTCCGTGACATTTGCCG GGGGTTGATGTGCATACATCGGATGGGGATAGTACACCGTGATATAAAGAGTGCAAACTGTCTTTTGAGCAGCAAATTGACAGTCAAGATCTGCGATTTTGGGCTATCGAGAATAATGACAGGGACAACAATGAGAGATGCAGTCTCTGCAGGCACTCCAGAGTGGATGGCTCCTGAACTTATCCGCAATGAGCCCTTCTCTGAAAAGTGTGACATCTTCAGCTTAGGTGTAATAATGTGGGAACTCTGCACTTTAACCAGACCTTGGGAAGGAGTACCGCCTGAACGG GTTGTTTACGCTGTTGCTTATGAGGGAGCTCGGCTTGAGATTCCTGAAGGGCCATTGGGAAAGCTTATTGCAG ATTGTTGGACAGAACCGGAACAAAGACCAAGGTGCAGTGATATACTTTCTCGTTTGATGGATTGCGAGTATGCACTTTGCTAA
- the LOC106428200 gene encoding uncharacterized protein LOC106428200 isoform X2 has product MDIVERKRPRGAFLNLFDWPGKSRKKLFSSNISQISESKQAKENVHNPSSITRHSVFEVDQSVKNSTFNQGSNSSCCASSVTSDDGNVVKAPSVVARLMGLDCIPQPNLMEPRVNPSLDPYFLRSSHQANTWDANAEHQSDFDGGSWEHLDSRTSKGPHKRMIERFQTETLPPRSAKPISITHNKLLSPIRNPGFVPSRNPAYVMEAASRMIESSPRMMARTRVVPSSDSSSPVPLRIRDLKEKLEAAQKASTSCPQVSNDNTRSSNQNQTKTTASGKSSCELKPPSFTAQPKGSSNAQRHNSLITSSSGNKRTSSGQKEKAAEAKNRAVKSQNGLKGASVSGGKNVLKQNHQKQNCRDNHQSRKPMNKVVNKVLVDSGTTSRSSGSIMTSAEKSKSLPLHRRKNLPRSKKPRNGVQEPVIKRGEKSIKCNISMDGDSSTTKNDQRRETDVISFTFSSSIKGLPSRSQGTKQDAADSAVKYNVIGGDSLNALLEQKLRELTLKIESSSSTLIQEECFSSITESRANKVVLSPSKHGATTQNSLDNVLTESESVSDCTSFYNNQESQKKKMIQGEEQEVSSFSTLTETDDFALSSNKSYLDCRQDREYGVKQSSSDQELTWVSSTESHQTVDEADSAATLDWELEYITEILNSGQLMFQDFASGTTTTNELVLPSSLFDEMERSRGAVISTKIERKVLFECVNQCLAVKFERMLVGSCKGGTMMMMLEHRDLLAEEVNREVKGLKKMREMMIDELVDHDMSCLEGRWVGYEREMFEEGIDVEGEIVSGLVDDLVSDLLSVSFIKRPL; this is encoded by the exons ATGGACATTGTTGAGAGAAAACGACCTAGAGGAGCGTTTCTAAATCTGTTTGATTGGCCTGGAAAATCAAGAAAGAAGCTTTTCTCATCCAATATCTCCCAGATCTCTG AATCTAAGCAAGCAAAAGAGAATGTTCACAACCCCTCCTCTATTACAAGACATTCTGTT TTTGAGGTTGATCAGTCTGTAAAGAACTCAACTTTCAACCAGGGAAGCAACTCTAGCTGTTGTGCATCCTCTGTAACTAGTGATGATGGAAACGTTGTTAAAGCACCGAGTGTGGTAGCGAGGCTCATGGGTTTGGATTGTATACCGCAACCAAACCTTATGGAACCACGGGTTAATCCTAGCCTTGATCCATACTTCCTCAGATCCTCTCACCAGGCTAACACTTGGGATGCTAATGCTGAGCATCAAAGCGACTTTGACGGCGGTTCTTGGGAACATTTGGATTCAAGAACCAGTAAAGGTCCGCATAAACGTATGATTGAGCGGTTTCAAACTGAAACTTTACCTCCAAGATCTGCTAAACCCATCTCCATCACTCACAATAAGCTATTGTCTCCTATAAGGAACCCTGGGTTTGTTCCATCAAGGAACCCTGCTTATGTTATGGAAGCTGCTTCGAGAATGATAGAGTCAAGTCCAAGGATGATGGCAAGAACAAGGGTGGTTCCAtcatctgattcttcttctccagtTCCATTAAGGATCCGAGATTTGAAAGAGAAACTAGAAGCTGCGCAGAAAGCTTCAACCTCATGCCCTCAAGTCTCAAATGATAATACTCGTAGCAGTAATCAAAACCAGACTAAGACTACAGCTTCAGGGAAAAGCAGTTGTGAACTAAAACCGCCTTCTTTCACTGCGCAACCAAAGGGAAGCAGTAATGCTCAGAGACACAACAGCTTAATAACGTCCTCGAGTGGAAACAAAAGGACATCTTCAGGACAAAAGGAGAAAGCAGCAGAAGCTAAGAACCGTGCAGTAAAAAGCCAGAATGGTCTCAAAGGAGCTTCCGTGAGCGGAGGGAAGAATGTCCTTAAGCAGAACCACCAGAAGCAAAACTGCAGAGACAATCATCAGAGTAGGAAACCAATGAACAAAGTTGTGAACAAGGTTCTTGTGGACAGTGGAACTACATCGAGAAGCTCGGGTTCCATTATGACATCAGCAGAAAAGTCTAAATCTTTGCCTTTACACCGGAGAAAGAATCTTCCTCGTAGCAAGAAACCACGAAACGGGGTGCAAGAACCAGTAATCAAAAGGGGTGAGAAGTCTATAAAATGCAACATCTCCATGGATGGTGACTCGAGCACGACTAAAAATGATCAGAGAAGGGAAACGGATGTGATATCTTTCACGTTCTCGTCTTCGATAAAAGGCTTACCATCTCGCTCACAAGGAACCAAACAAGATGCAGCAGACTCTGCTGTTAAGTATAATGTGATAGGCGGTGACTCCTTAAATGCTCTTTTGGAGCAGAAGCTCAGGGAATTGACCTTGAAGATTGAATCATCTAGCTCTACCTTGATCCAAGAAGAGTGTTTTAGCTCCATTACAGAGAGTAGAGCGAATAAGGTAGTTTTATCGCCATCAAAACATGGTGCAACAACTCAAAACAGTCTTGATAATGTCTTAACGGAGAGCGAATCTGTCTCTGACTGCACTTCATTCTATAACAACCAGGAATCTCAG aagaagaagatgatacagggagaagaacaagaagttaGTAGCTTCAGTACTCTTACAGAGACCGATGATTTTGCGCTCTCCAGCAACAAGAGTTACTTAGACTGCAGACAGGACAGAGAATATG GCGTGAAACAGAGTTCATCAGATCAAGAACTCACTTGGGTTTCATCAACTGAGTCACACCAAACCGTAGATGAAGCAGATTCCGCAGCAACACTTGATTGGGAGCTGGAGTACATAACCGAGATCCTCAACTCTGGCCAGCTCATGTTTCAAGACTTTGCCTCAGGGACGACAACCACTAACGAACTAGTATTACCCTCGAGCCTCTTTGATGAAATGGAACGCTCAAGAGGAGCAGTAATCTCGACGAAGATCGAAAGAAAGGTGCTTTTCGAGTGTGTGAATCAGTGCTTAGCAGTGAAGTTTGAAAGGATGTTAGTTGGAAGCTGCAAAGGAgggacgatgatgatgatgttggaACATAGAGATTTGCTTGCTGAAGAAGTGAACAGAGAAGTTAAAgggttgaagaagatgagagagatgATGATAGACGAGCTTGTGGATCATGACATGAGCTGCTTGGAGGGGAGATGGGTTGGTTATGAGAGGGAGATGTTTGAAGAAGGCATTGATGTAGAAGGAGAGATAGTTTCTGGTTTGGTTGATGATTTAGTTAGTGATCTTTTGTCTGTTAGCTTTATTAAACGGCCGTTGTAA
- the LOC106428200 gene encoding uncharacterized protein LOC106428200 isoform X1, producing the protein MDIVERKRPRGAFLNLFDWPGKSRKKLFSSNISQISEESKQAKENVHNPSSITRHSVFEVDQSVKNSTFNQGSNSSCCASSVTSDDGNVVKAPSVVARLMGLDCIPQPNLMEPRVNPSLDPYFLRSSHQANTWDANAEHQSDFDGGSWEHLDSRTSKGPHKRMIERFQTETLPPRSAKPISITHNKLLSPIRNPGFVPSRNPAYVMEAASRMIESSPRMMARTRVVPSSDSSSPVPLRIRDLKEKLEAAQKASTSCPQVSNDNTRSSNQNQTKTTASGKSSCELKPPSFTAQPKGSSNAQRHNSLITSSSGNKRTSSGQKEKAAEAKNRAVKSQNGLKGASVSGGKNVLKQNHQKQNCRDNHQSRKPMNKVVNKVLVDSGTTSRSSGSIMTSAEKSKSLPLHRRKNLPRSKKPRNGVQEPVIKRGEKSIKCNISMDGDSSTTKNDQRRETDVISFTFSSSIKGLPSRSQGTKQDAADSAVKYNVIGGDSLNALLEQKLRELTLKIESSSSTLIQEECFSSITESRANKVVLSPSKHGATTQNSLDNVLTESESVSDCTSFYNNQESQKKKMIQGEEQEVSSFSTLTETDDFALSSNKSYLDCRQDREYGVKQSSSDQELTWVSSTESHQTVDEADSAATLDWELEYITEILNSGQLMFQDFASGTTTTNELVLPSSLFDEMERSRGAVISTKIERKVLFECVNQCLAVKFERMLVGSCKGGTMMMMLEHRDLLAEEVNREVKGLKKMREMMIDELVDHDMSCLEGRWVGYEREMFEEGIDVEGEIVSGLVDDLVSDLLSVSFIKRPL; encoded by the exons ATGGACATTGTTGAGAGAAAACGACCTAGAGGAGCGTTTCTAAATCTGTTTGATTGGCCTGGAAAATCAAGAAAGAAGCTTTTCTCATCCAATATCTCCCAGATCTCTG AAGAATCTAAGCAAGCAAAAGAGAATGTTCACAACCCCTCCTCTATTACAAGACATTCTGTT TTTGAGGTTGATCAGTCTGTAAAGAACTCAACTTTCAACCAGGGAAGCAACTCTAGCTGTTGTGCATCCTCTGTAACTAGTGATGATGGAAACGTTGTTAAAGCACCGAGTGTGGTAGCGAGGCTCATGGGTTTGGATTGTATACCGCAACCAAACCTTATGGAACCACGGGTTAATCCTAGCCTTGATCCATACTTCCTCAGATCCTCTCACCAGGCTAACACTTGGGATGCTAATGCTGAGCATCAAAGCGACTTTGACGGCGGTTCTTGGGAACATTTGGATTCAAGAACCAGTAAAGGTCCGCATAAACGTATGATTGAGCGGTTTCAAACTGAAACTTTACCTCCAAGATCTGCTAAACCCATCTCCATCACTCACAATAAGCTATTGTCTCCTATAAGGAACCCTGGGTTTGTTCCATCAAGGAACCCTGCTTATGTTATGGAAGCTGCTTCGAGAATGATAGAGTCAAGTCCAAGGATGATGGCAAGAACAAGGGTGGTTCCAtcatctgattcttcttctccagtTCCATTAAGGATCCGAGATTTGAAAGAGAAACTAGAAGCTGCGCAGAAAGCTTCAACCTCATGCCCTCAAGTCTCAAATGATAATACTCGTAGCAGTAATCAAAACCAGACTAAGACTACAGCTTCAGGGAAAAGCAGTTGTGAACTAAAACCGCCTTCTTTCACTGCGCAACCAAAGGGAAGCAGTAATGCTCAGAGACACAACAGCTTAATAACGTCCTCGAGTGGAAACAAAAGGACATCTTCAGGACAAAAGGAGAAAGCAGCAGAAGCTAAGAACCGTGCAGTAAAAAGCCAGAATGGTCTCAAAGGAGCTTCCGTGAGCGGAGGGAAGAATGTCCTTAAGCAGAACCACCAGAAGCAAAACTGCAGAGACAATCATCAGAGTAGGAAACCAATGAACAAAGTTGTGAACAAGGTTCTTGTGGACAGTGGAACTACATCGAGAAGCTCGGGTTCCATTATGACATCAGCAGAAAAGTCTAAATCTTTGCCTTTACACCGGAGAAAGAATCTTCCTCGTAGCAAGAAACCACGAAACGGGGTGCAAGAACCAGTAATCAAAAGGGGTGAGAAGTCTATAAAATGCAACATCTCCATGGATGGTGACTCGAGCACGACTAAAAATGATCAGAGAAGGGAAACGGATGTGATATCTTTCACGTTCTCGTCTTCGATAAAAGGCTTACCATCTCGCTCACAAGGAACCAAACAAGATGCAGCAGACTCTGCTGTTAAGTATAATGTGATAGGCGGTGACTCCTTAAATGCTCTTTTGGAGCAGAAGCTCAGGGAATTGACCTTGAAGATTGAATCATCTAGCTCTACCTTGATCCAAGAAGAGTGTTTTAGCTCCATTACAGAGAGTAGAGCGAATAAGGTAGTTTTATCGCCATCAAAACATGGTGCAACAACTCAAAACAGTCTTGATAATGTCTTAACGGAGAGCGAATCTGTCTCTGACTGCACTTCATTCTATAACAACCAGGAATCTCAG aagaagaagatgatacagggagaagaacaagaagttaGTAGCTTCAGTACTCTTACAGAGACCGATGATTTTGCGCTCTCCAGCAACAAGAGTTACTTAGACTGCAGACAGGACAGAGAATATG GCGTGAAACAGAGTTCATCAGATCAAGAACTCACTTGGGTTTCATCAACTGAGTCACACCAAACCGTAGATGAAGCAGATTCCGCAGCAACACTTGATTGGGAGCTGGAGTACATAACCGAGATCCTCAACTCTGGCCAGCTCATGTTTCAAGACTTTGCCTCAGGGACGACAACCACTAACGAACTAGTATTACCCTCGAGCCTCTTTGATGAAATGGAACGCTCAAGAGGAGCAGTAATCTCGACGAAGATCGAAAGAAAGGTGCTTTTCGAGTGTGTGAATCAGTGCTTAGCAGTGAAGTTTGAAAGGATGTTAGTTGGAAGCTGCAAAGGAgggacgatgatgatgatgttggaACATAGAGATTTGCTTGCTGAAGAAGTGAACAGAGAAGTTAAAgggttgaagaagatgagagagatgATGATAGACGAGCTTGTGGATCATGACATGAGCTGCTTGGAGGGGAGATGGGTTGGTTATGAGAGGGAGATGTTTGAAGAAGGCATTGATGTAGAAGGAGAGATAGTTTCTGGTTTGGTTGATGATTTAGTTAGTGATCTTTTGTCTGTTAGCTTTATTAAACGGCCGTTGTAA